From a region of the Rhizobium sp. CB3090 genome:
- a CDS encoding universal stress protein: protein MSYKTILVPVGVNHFQEDLKNAIALGQSADAHLAVTIVAMAAPPPVGGYAEIISAAWLEERQGDLAKLADQVEIVKDMLKTSGLSYDAQDLYTEFAWADEDIAKRALYADLTLVGRQAAQDQDLCKRILDGALFQSPTPVLFNPRDRVANLTPRSALIAWDSQMEAARAVQQALPMLQTASEVHVTLIDPIATESNSGEEPGADIATYLARHGVPVAVDVLSSGGRTVDETLKQHAVDVAAELIVMGAYSHSRLREIIFGGVTQAMLETAKLPIFWSH from the coding sequence ATGAGCTATAAGACAATTCTCGTTCCCGTCGGCGTCAATCACTTTCAGGAGGATCTGAAGAACGCCATCGCCCTGGGCCAATCCGCGGACGCTCACCTTGCTGTGACGATTGTCGCAATGGCGGCGCCTCCGCCGGTTGGCGGCTATGCCGAAATCATCTCCGCGGCTTGGCTGGAAGAACGTCAAGGCGACCTTGCCAAGCTTGCCGATCAAGTGGAGATCGTCAAAGACATGCTTAAGACATCGGGCCTTTCCTATGATGCCCAGGATCTCTACACCGAATTTGCATGGGCTGACGAAGATATCGCCAAGCGTGCCCTATATGCTGACCTGACGCTTGTCGGTCGCCAAGCGGCGCAAGATCAGGATTTGTGCAAACGCATCCTGGACGGTGCCCTGTTTCAATCGCCCACACCCGTGCTCTTCAATCCGAGAGATCGAGTTGCAAATCTGACGCCACGGTCAGCACTCATTGCCTGGGATTCCCAAATGGAAGCTGCTCGGGCTGTTCAGCAGGCCTTGCCGATGCTGCAGACGGCGAGCGAGGTTCATGTGACTTTGATCGATCCCATTGCGACCGAGTCCAACAGTGGTGAGGAGCCTGGCGCGGATATCGCCACCTACCTTGCGCGGCATGGCGTTCCGGTTGCCGTGGATGTCCTGTCCAGCGGCGGAAGAACCGTCGATGAGACGTTGAAACAGCATGCTGTCGATGTGGCTGCCGAGCTTATCGTTATGGGCGCATACAGCCATTCCCGTCTGCGGGAGATCATCTTCGGCGGTGTGA
- a CDS encoding lysylphosphatidylglycerol synthase transmembrane domain-containing protein codes for MDDRADSARSAQQPPYHVESLSGETSTISLILGWGVGLIVLGGLIRFILHYGDITIFIATLEAADPLWLAIALVSQAATYACAAAIWATVMAKAGFHRRVLDLLGLAVVELFANQAIPTGGLSGSIMVVRGLLHRSIPSAVAVTALLIAALSYYAAYLLMAIVAFILLWHSGDLSDAWLSMSIAFAGVIILIAGVLLLITRSRGRFIPQSILDWRPAKRLADVLRSVRRDIVGDSVILAQTIALQASIFLLDAVTLWLTLWSIGTDIAPTKAFVSFILASVVATLAPLPLGLGSFEGTCVGVLHLFGVQAEAALAATLIFRGFTFWLPMLPGLWLIRRETRAVQQG; via the coding sequence ATGGATGATCGAGCAGATTCCGCGAGGTCCGCTCAACAGCCTCCATACCATGTCGAATCTCTGTCCGGAGAGACAAGCACTATCAGCCTCATCCTGGGCTGGGGGGTGGGTCTCATCGTCCTGGGCGGCCTGATCCGCTTCATTCTCCACTATGGCGACATCACAATTTTCATCGCGACGCTGGAGGCGGCCGATCCGTTATGGCTCGCAATCGCGCTCGTCTCGCAAGCGGCGACCTATGCATGTGCCGCCGCCATCTGGGCGACGGTTATGGCCAAAGCTGGATTTCACAGACGTGTTCTCGATCTGCTCGGTCTTGCCGTCGTGGAGCTTTTCGCCAATCAGGCCATACCGACGGGTGGATTAAGCGGCAGCATCATGGTGGTCCGTGGTCTGCTTCATCGGTCCATTCCTTCTGCAGTCGCGGTGACGGCGCTTTTGATCGCGGCGCTTTCCTACTACGCGGCCTATCTCCTGATGGCCATCGTCGCTTTCATCCTGCTATGGCATAGTGGCGACCTGAGCGATGCTTGGCTTTCAATGTCGATTGCCTTTGCCGGCGTCATTATCCTCATCGCAGGTGTTTTGCTCCTTATTACGCGCTCGCGAGGTCGCTTTATCCCGCAATCTATTCTCGATTGGCGCCCAGCAAAAAGACTTGCGGATGTGCTGAGATCGGTCAGACGTGACATTGTCGGCGACAGCGTCATTCTCGCGCAGACGATTGCCTTGCAGGCGAGCATCTTCTTGCTCGACGCGGTGACGCTTTGGCTCACATTGTGGTCCATAGGTACGGATATCGCGCCGACGAAAGCCTTCGTGAGTTTTATTCTTGCGTCGGTCGTGGCGACCCTTGCGCCCCTTCCGCTTGGCCTTGGTTCCTTCGAGGGTACATGCGTCGGCGTGTTGCATTTATTCGGGGTGCAAGCGGAGGCAGCGCTCGCTGCGACACTTATCTTTCGCGGCTTTACCTTCTGGCTGCCGATGTTGCCGGGCCTATGGCTCATTCGCCGCGAGACCCGAGCCGTACAACAGGGGTGA
- a CDS encoding trypsin-like peptidase domain-containing protein yields MLERVLPSIVSIAVRAQTESDDESSFVTPRAEKSDASPKDAAPLMHISQTTGAGVIVDAGNGYILTSNHVIDNAIDIKVTVAGGGTHDAAVIGADADTDLAVIQIKATGLVTAQLGDSRKLRVGDYVAAIGNPFGLGQTVTFGIVSALGRTGLGLENYENFIQTDASINPGNSGGALVNLDGEVVGINSAILGPSGANIGIGFAVPVGMAKTVMEQLIAHGEIRRGQLGVLVQDNDADLAKALAINASTGALVGEVVPGSAGAKAGMLIGDVIVAVNDMPIRTAGELRMTISSFPPGVAVKLSVIRPSGKVDMTATLTSSVPVADASRPAAIEGEGLLALVTLETLRPDSDAFGKVEGAFVASTIEDSRAAAAGLTPGDVIVSINQKPTPTPQMVIDLARKEKDLLLLGIFRDGHKRFLVVR; encoded by the coding sequence ATGCTTGAGCGGGTTCTGCCGAGTATCGTCAGTATCGCGGTTCGAGCACAAACAGAGTCCGACGATGAAAGCTCGTTCGTGACGCCGCGCGCCGAAAAATCCGATGCCTCCCCAAAGGACGCCGCGCCCTTGATGCACATATCCCAGACGACCGGCGCCGGCGTAATCGTCGACGCAGGAAACGGTTATATACTGACAAGCAACCATGTCATCGACAACGCCATCGATATCAAGGTCACGGTTGCCGGCGGCGGCACCCATGACGCTGCGGTCATCGGTGCCGACGCGGATACCGACCTTGCCGTCATCCAGATCAAGGCCACTGGTTTGGTGACAGCGCAATTGGGCGACTCACGAAAACTGCGCGTCGGAGACTATGTCGCCGCCATCGGCAATCCATTCGGCCTCGGGCAGACGGTGACCTTTGGAATCGTCAGCGCTCTCGGCCGAACGGGGCTTGGGCTCGAAAATTATGAAAACTTCATTCAAACCGACGCCTCCATCAATCCCGGCAACTCCGGCGGTGCCTTGGTCAATCTCGATGGAGAGGTGGTCGGCATCAACAGCGCCATTCTGGGACCGTCGGGCGCAAATATCGGCATCGGCTTCGCGGTCCCGGTCGGCATGGCCAAGACCGTCATGGAGCAGCTCATTGCGCATGGTGAAATTCGTCGTGGACAGCTTGGGGTTCTTGTGCAGGACAATGACGCCGACCTTGCGAAGGCACTAGCGATCAATGCCTCGACGGGGGCGCTGGTCGGCGAAGTTGTTCCTGGATCTGCAGGCGCCAAGGCCGGGATGTTGATTGGCGATGTTATTGTGGCCGTCAACGATATGCCGATCCGCACTGCCGGCGAGCTGCGAATGACAATCTCGTCCTTTCCGCCGGGCGTGGCGGTCAAGCTGTCGGTGATCCGCCCCAGCGGAAAAGTTGACATGACGGCAACGCTGACCTCCAGCGTGCCCGTCGCGGATGCGTCCCGCCCGGCCGCGATCGAAGGAGAAGGATTACTGGCGCTTGTCACGCTTGAGACGCTTAGGCCCGACTCGGATGCCTTCGGAAAAGTGGAAGGCGCCTTTGTGGCATCCACGATCGAAGATAGCAGGGCTGCGGCTGCCGGCCTGACGCCCGGCGACGTCATCGTCAGTATCAATCAAAAGCCGACACCCACGCCACAAATGGTCATCGACCTCGCACGAAAGGAAAAAGATCTGCTTCTGCTGGGAATCTTCAGGGATGGCCACAAACGCTTCTTAGTGGTGAGGTAA
- a CDS encoding site-2 protease family protein — protein MRWSLKIGIIAGTAIRVHMTFVVLLVWIWLAHYQISGARAAWEGLAFVVAVFGCVLLHEFGHIAVARRFGIKTPQIMLLPIGGVATLERLPKEPRQEMLIAIAGPLVNLAITALIVAALGGTGSLDQAFEPQDPRIGFLVRLAGVNIFLMLFNLIPAFPMDGGRVLRAVLCFWLPWVRATQIAAAIGQGIAFALGLFGLLYNPWLIVIAIFVYLAATSEEREAQIEDVAAHVRVSDVMITEFETLSRSASIEEAVDRMLATTQGDFPVVGSDGRLMGLLTRNSIITALKEQGPGTPVTQAMRSNIPEIDYRSPLKEGLRRMREEDAPVVAVVDDAGSLSGLINYETIGEILMVRSAASDDFKFGHLRHGGLKYRF, from the coding sequence ATGAGATGGTCGCTCAAGATCGGCATAATCGCTGGAACGGCGATCCGAGTGCATATGACTTTTGTCGTCCTGCTCGTCTGGATATGGCTGGCCCACTATCAAATCAGTGGAGCGCGAGCGGCTTGGGAAGGACTGGCCTTTGTCGTTGCGGTATTTGGCTGCGTATTGCTGCACGAGTTTGGTCATATCGCCGTTGCGCGTCGCTTCGGCATCAAGACGCCCCAGATAATGTTGCTGCCGATCGGAGGCGTGGCGACCCTCGAGCGACTTCCCAAGGAACCACGGCAAGAGATGTTGATCGCCATCGCCGGCCCGCTGGTGAACCTTGCCATAACCGCACTGATCGTTGCGGCGCTCGGAGGAACAGGAAGTCTGGACCAGGCTTTCGAGCCTCAGGATCCCCGCATCGGCTTTCTCGTTAGACTGGCCGGCGTCAACATCTTTCTTATGTTGTTTAATCTGATCCCGGCGTTTCCGATGGATGGCGGCCGAGTTCTGCGTGCCGTTCTGTGCTTCTGGCTACCCTGGGTTCGGGCCACACAGATTGCCGCAGCGATCGGACAGGGCATCGCCTTCGCGCTCGGTCTCTTCGGCTTGCTTTACAATCCCTGGCTCATCGTAATTGCGATCTTTGTCTATCTTGCCGCGACCAGCGAGGAACGGGAAGCGCAGATCGAGGATGTCGCTGCTCATGTCCGCGTGTCCGACGTGATGATTACCGAATTCGAGACCCTTTCACGCTCTGCCTCCATCGAAGAGGCTGTCGACAGGATGCTTGCGACGACACAAGGCGATTTTCCTGTCGTGGGATCTGATGGGCGCCTGATGGGCCTGCTGACCCGCAACAGCATCATCACGGCGCTGAAGGAGCAAGGGCCTGGGACGCCCGTCACTCAGGCCATGCGGAGCAACATACCGGAAATCGATTATCGCTCTCCGTTGAAGGAAGGCTTGCGGCGCATGCGGGAGGAAGATGCCCCAGTGGTAGCGGTGGTCGATGACGCCGGTTCGCTGTCCGGCCTCATCAACTACGAGACAATTGGTGAGATCTTGATGGTGCGATCGGCGGCATCCGATGATTTCAAGTTTGGTCATCTGCGCCACGGCGGATTGAAGTATCGCTTCTAG
- a CDS encoding CBS domain-containing protein yields the protein MLAKDIMTRNVISATPAMSVRNAALLMLANGVSGLPVLDDNGAVCGMLTEGDLIRRIGVNWAAKDARERDDKQGLNTYIRTYGWSVEEAMTRNVVSIAPETDLGLVGKLMLEHNVKRIPVIDHGHLVGIVSRCDLLGLVIDAPPEKIAMGDDAIRLAVATRLATELGLSSDKVTVIVKDGQVYVEGTIETSVQRKAIRSLIENIGGIGAFVDQTRLPVHTTSN from the coding sequence ATGTTGGCAAAAGACATCATGACTAGGAACGTCATCTCGGCCACACCGGCAATGAGTGTTCGAAATGCCGCGCTACTTATGCTCGCAAACGGCGTTAGCGGCCTTCCAGTGCTTGACGACAATGGAGCCGTTTGCGGCATGTTGACAGAGGGGGACCTGATCCGCCGCATTGGCGTAAACTGGGCTGCAAAGGACGCTCGAGAGCGTGACGATAAGCAGGGATTGAACACCTACATCCGAACCTATGGTTGGTCGGTCGAGGAAGCAATGACTAGAAATGTCGTAAGCATCGCCCCTGAGACGGACCTCGGGCTCGTCGGCAAATTGATGCTTGAGCACAACGTCAAGCGAATTCCGGTCATCGACCATGGGCACCTTGTCGGTATCGTCAGTCGATGCGATCTGCTCGGCCTGGTCATCGATGCACCTCCGGAAAAAATCGCAATGGGTGATGACGCCATAAGACTGGCCGTCGCAACTCGACTAGCAACGGAGCTTGGCCTCAGCAGCGACAAGGTCACCGTTATTGTCAAAGATGGTCAGGTCTATGTGGAAGGAACAATAGAAACGAGCGTTCAACGGAAGGCGATCAGGTCACTGATAGAAAATATCGGCGGTATTGGCGCATTTGTTGATCAGACGAGGCTTCCTGTTCACACAACGTCAAATTGA
- a CDS encoding divalent metal cation transporter has product MTQDLLTVKDNSFRSRLSDRLALLREHPLARVGPGLITGVADDDPGGIATYSQAGAQFGLNMLWTMPISFPMMAVVQSTCARIGRVTGQGLAANIKRTFPPVVLLGVVFSLLVANMLNIAADVAAMGEVAELVTGLDRHLMTTLFVFGTLAMQVFIPYHRYVGFLKWLTVSLLAYAAVLFTVRVDWSQVVLRTIWPTVTITSSYSAVVVGVFGTTISPYLFFWQASEEVEDMNSQNSGTALVNNPAGDVQELRRIRWDTWSGMLYSNATAFFIILATAATLNVAGITHIDTAAQAASALRPLAGSLAALVFALGILGVGLIGVPVLAGSAGYAFAEAMGWRFGLERAPRDAGGFYAVIAISVLLALGIQYSPITPMNALFWSAVVNGLLAVPLIIVILMLASNPKVMGRYTIGDASKCIGWATVAVMTIAAITMFLP; this is encoded by the coding sequence ATGACTCAAGACCTACTCACTGTCAAAGACAACTCTTTCCGTTCACGATTGTCGGATCGCCTCGCTCTTTTGCGGGAACACCCACTCGCCCGTGTTGGACCGGGCCTCATTACGGGCGTCGCTGACGACGACCCAGGCGGCATCGCTACTTATTCACAGGCCGGCGCCCAATTTGGTCTGAATATGCTCTGGACAATGCCCATATCGTTTCCAATGATGGCGGTGGTCCAATCGACCTGTGCTCGCATCGGCCGCGTCACGGGACAGGGATTGGCGGCAAACATAAAGAGGACATTTCCCCCCGTGGTCTTGTTGGGGGTCGTGTTTTCGCTTCTTGTCGCCAACATGCTGAACATCGCCGCCGACGTTGCCGCGATGGGCGAAGTTGCGGAGCTTGTTACAGGACTCGATCGACATTTGATGACAACGTTGTTCGTCTTTGGAACGCTCGCGATGCAGGTGTTTATTCCGTATCACCGCTATGTAGGTTTCCTAAAGTGGCTAACCGTTTCCCTACTGGCTTATGCGGCGGTCCTCTTCACGGTTCGGGTCGACTGGAGCCAGGTTGTGCTGCGGACGATCTGGCCGACAGTCACGATAACATCGAGCTACTCTGCCGTCGTCGTCGGGGTCTTCGGCACCACCATCAGCCCCTATCTGTTCTTCTGGCAGGCTTCGGAAGAAGTTGAGGACATGAATTCACAAAATAGTGGAACGGCACTGGTTAATAATCCCGCGGGGGATGTCCAGGAGCTCCGTCGAATTCGCTGGGATACTTGGAGCGGCATGCTTTACTCCAATGCAACGGCTTTCTTCATCATATTGGCCACTGCGGCGACACTGAATGTCGCGGGTATCACCCATATCGACACTGCCGCGCAAGCAGCGAGCGCGTTGCGCCCGCTTGCCGGATCGTTAGCCGCACTCGTTTTCGCGCTTGGAATCTTGGGAGTCGGTTTGATTGGCGTGCCCGTTCTCGCCGGCTCGGCCGGTTACGCGTTTGCCGAAGCCATGGGATGGAGGTTCGGGTTGGAACGGGCACCAAGGGACGCGGGAGGCTTCTACGCGGTAATCGCCATAAGCGTACTTCTGGCATTGGGTATTCAATATTCACCGATCACGCCGATGAATGCCCTATTCTGGAGTGCTGTGGTGAACGGCCTTCTCGCCGTTCCTTTAATCATTGTAATTCTAATGCTGGCGTCCAATCCGAAAGTTATGGGCCGCTATACCATCGGGGACGCTTCGAAATGTATCGGGTGGGCGACCGTTGCGGTGATGACAATCGCGGCCATTACAATGTTCCTCCCTTGA
- a CDS encoding IS3 family transposase (programmed frameshift): MKASQFSDAQKAFILKQGDEGVPVAEICRKAGISQATYFNWKKKYAGMLPPEMKKLKQLEDENSRLKKIVADLTLDREMLQDVIRRKPLRPARKREMVKGMCRDWAISIRRACGALNFDRSTYHYTSRRADQAGLERRIREICEDRQMAVGPNDVWAMDFVHDQLATGKKLRVLTVVDTFSRYVPVLDPRHSYRGEDVVQTLERVCRKVGYPKTIRVDQGTEFVSRDLDLWAYAKGVTLDFSRPGKPTDNAFIEAFNGRFRAECLNQHWFLTLADAREKMEDWRRYYNEERPHGAIGNKVPISLINSGSATSTTPEAGKLQPSLVQRLGAVHG, encoded by the exons ATGAAGGCATCGCAATTTTCGGACGCACAGAAGGCGTTCATTCTGAAGCAGGGTGATGAGGGTGTTCCGGTCGCAGAGATCTGCCGGAAGGCGGGGATCAGCCAGGCGACCTATTTCAACTGGAAGAAAAAATACGCCGGCATGTTGCCGCCGGAGATGAAGAAGCTGAAGCAGCTCGAGGATGAGAATTCGCGGCTGAAGAAGATTGTCGCGGACCTGACGCTCGACCGTGAGATGCTGCAGGACGTCATTCGCCGAAAGC CTCTAAGGCCTGCTCGCAAGCGGGAGATGGTGAAGGGCATGTGCCGGGATTGGGCGATCTCGATCCGGCGTGCCTGTGGGGCGCTGAACTTCGATCGGTCAACCTACCACTACACCTCTCGTCGTGCCGATCAGGCCGGTCTGGAACGTCGTATCCGTGAGATCTGTGAGGATCGGCAAATGGCAGTCGGTCCGAACGATGTCTGGGCTATGGACTTCGTTCACGACCAACTCGCGACCGGCAAGAAACTGCGGGTGCTCACGGTGGTGGATACCTTCTCACGCTATGTGCCGGTGCTCGATCCGCGTCACAGCTATCGAGGTGAAGATGTCGTGCAAACCTTGGAACGAGTATGTCGGAAAGTTGGCTATCCCAAGACGATCCGTGTCGATCAGGGGACCGAGTTCGTGTCTCGCGATCTTGATCTCTGGGCCTATGCCAAGGGCGTCACGTTGGACTTCTCACGCCCTGGAAAACCGACTGACAACGCCTTTATAGAAGCGTTTAACGGCCGCTTCCGTGCCGAATGCCTGAACCAGCACTGGTTTCTGACCCTTGCGGATGCCCGCGAAAAGATGGAGGATTGGCGTAGATACTATAACGAAGAACGGCCTCATGGCGCGATCGGCAACAAGGTGCCGATATCGCTGATAAATTCGGGAAGCGCAACCAGCACGACTCCCGAAGCCGGAAAACTCCAGCCTTCGCTGGTCCAACGTTTGGGGGCGGTTCACGGATGA
- a CDS encoding ATP-binding protein, with amino-acid sequence MALYPRLVEQRVADAMSDTRVVLIVGPRQSGKTTLAKKMANEGMEYYTLDNGTTLEAARQDPVGFVRGMDRAIIDEIQRAPELLLAIKESVDTDQRPGRFLLTGSANLMTLPRVADSLAGRMEVVRLLPLAQSEIRRAGSSFLQDAFQNEAKAGEPIVGGDLMAAVLAGGYPEALGRKTLSRRQDWYADYIQAIVQRDVRDIAQIEQIAQMPRLLRILAEHSGQLVNYSGIGAAIGMNHITTQKYVGIFESLFLARTVQPWFSNKLKRLTKTPKIHFLDSGLLASLRDLSLERLRDDRGQFGALLETFVFGEILKLASGGQTRFEFSHFRDKQQNEVDIVIEDRRGRIVGIEIKAAATVSNSDFSGLRILAEASGEKFVSGIVLYDHDRVIPFGERLSAVPISALWR; translated from the coding sequence ATGGCGCTGTATCCAAGGCTCGTTGAGCAACGCGTTGCCGACGCCATGTCAGACACGCGAGTCGTTCTGATCGTAGGTCCCCGACAATCAGGCAAAACGACGTTGGCCAAGAAGATGGCCAACGAGGGGATGGAGTATTACACGCTGGACAATGGGACGACCCTGGAGGCAGCGCGACAGGATCCAGTTGGCTTTGTAAGGGGTATGGACCGCGCCATTATCGATGAAATTCAGCGCGCTCCCGAGCTGTTGTTGGCGATCAAGGAGAGTGTGGACACCGACCAGCGCCCAGGGCGTTTCCTCCTGACCGGTTCAGCCAATCTTATGACGCTGCCACGCGTGGCAGACTCGCTCGCAGGGCGCATGGAGGTCGTTCGATTGCTGCCGCTTGCGCAAAGCGAGATCAGAAGGGCCGGCAGCAGCTTCCTGCAGGACGCCTTTCAAAACGAAGCAAAGGCCGGAGAACCAATCGTCGGAGGCGACCTGATGGCTGCGGTTCTGGCCGGTGGATATCCCGAGGCATTGGGCCGCAAAACCTTGAGCCGCAGACAGGACTGGTATGCGGATTACATCCAGGCGATCGTTCAACGCGACGTTCGCGATATCGCGCAAATCGAGCAGATTGCTCAAATGCCGCGACTGCTACGCATTCTGGCAGAGCATTCGGGCCAGCTCGTGAACTATTCCGGGATCGGGGCTGCCATCGGGATGAACCACATCACAACGCAAAAATACGTCGGAATCTTCGAGAGCCTGTTCCTCGCTCGAACCGTGCAACCTTGGTTTTCCAACAAACTGAAACGCCTGACCAAGACGCCGAAAATACATTTCCTCGATTCTGGTCTTCTCGCATCCCTTCGCGATCTCTCTCTTGAGCGCCTCCGCGACGACAGGGGCCAGTTCGGGGCGTTACTGGAGACTTTTGTTTTTGGGGAGATCCTCAAACTCGCCAGCGGTGGGCAAACCCGCTTCGAGTTTTCGCACTTTCGGGACAAGCAGCAGAACGAAGTCGATATCGTCATCGAAGATAGAAGAGGGCGGATCGTCGGTATTGAGATAAAAGCGGCAGCAACCGTCTCGAATTCCGATTTTTCGGGGTTGCGAATTTTGGCCGAAGCATCCGGAGAAAAGTTTGTTTCGGGTATCGTCTTGTACGACCATGACAGGGTGATCCCTTTCGGGGAACGTTTGTCCGCTGTCCCAATATCGGCATTGTGGCGCTAG
- a CDS encoding adenylate/guanylate cyclase domain-containing protein: MTVTILVVDDEPDLETLILRKFRRQIRDGRISFVFAHDSIDALQAIEQHPHVDLVLMDINMPRMDGLSLLAKLQEREDRKSAIIVSAYGDMSNIRTAMNRGAFDFLTKPIDFADLEATILKTIRHVEFLREARRRQAEAERAHASLSRYFSPELAKRLSTGGNDDDMQVRWLDIAVIFTDITSFTALVETAVPEVLAELLNEYVGGLTDVVFAHEGTVAKVIGDAIQVLFNAPGDQVDYATRAIACAQALDQWAEAFRERWKRKGVDFGVTRIGVHAGPALVGNFGGDRFFDFTAYGDTVNTAARLEAANKTLGTRICVSESVASAAEEFRGRPIGDLVLRGRSQSLRAYQPLSIKEFDAPITAQYATAFMKLEQDEAAAIPALAALVGAHADDPLASYHLRRLLNGAKGICIQIG; encoded by the coding sequence ATGACTGTAACCATTCTCGTCGTCGACGACGAGCCAGACCTGGAGACGCTTATTCTGCGGAAATTCCGAAGACAAATCAGAGACGGACGCATCAGTTTCGTGTTCGCGCATGACAGTATCGATGCGCTTCAGGCGATCGAGCAGCATCCCCATGTCGATCTCGTGCTCATGGACATCAACATGCCGCGCATGGATGGCCTCTCACTGCTGGCGAAACTGCAGGAGCGAGAGGACAGGAAGTCGGCCATCATCGTCTCGGCCTATGGCGATATGAGTAATATACGAACCGCAATGAATCGCGGTGCGTTCGACTTTCTGACCAAACCAATCGATTTCGCCGATCTGGAAGCGACGATCCTGAAGACCATCCGTCACGTCGAGTTCCTGCGCGAGGCACGCCGTCGCCAAGCGGAAGCGGAGCGCGCCCATGCGTCGTTGTCGCGTTATTTTTCGCCTGAACTTGCCAAGCGCCTCTCTACAGGTGGGAATGATGATGACATGCAGGTCCGCTGGCTCGACATCGCCGTAATCTTCACGGACATCACGAGCTTTACCGCACTCGTCGAAACAGCCGTTCCCGAAGTGCTTGCTGAATTGCTCAATGAATATGTCGGCGGTCTCACGGATGTCGTCTTCGCGCACGAAGGAACGGTGGCTAAAGTGATTGGCGATGCCATTCAGGTGCTGTTCAATGCGCCTGGCGATCAGGTCGACTATGCGACCCGCGCCATCGCCTGCGCTCAGGCGCTGGATCAATGGGCGGAGGCGTTTCGCGAACGCTGGAAGCGGAAAGGCGTTGATTTCGGGGTCACACGCATCGGCGTTCACGCAGGCCCGGCGCTGGTCGGGAATTTCGGCGGCGATCGCTTCTTCGATTTCACCGCCTACGGCGACACGGTCAATACGGCTGCGAGGTTGGAGGCTGCAAACAAGACGCTGGGCACGCGGATTTGCGTCAGCGAAAGTGTTGCGAGTGCGGCAGAGGAATTCCGAGGACGACCGATTGGCGATCTTGTGCTGCGCGGACGGAGCCAGTCATTGCGCGCCTACCAGCCTTTATCGATCAAAGAGTTTGATGCGCCGATTACGGCGCAGTATGCAACGGCCTTTATGAAGCTTGAGCAGGATGAAGCCGCTGCCATACCAGCCCTCGCCGCTCTGGTTGGCGCACACGCAGACGATCCGCTCGCCAGCTATCATTTGAGGCGGCTGCTCAACGGCGCCAAAGGGATTTGTATACAGATCGGATGA